The proteins below come from a single Esox lucius isolate fEsoLuc1 chromosome 7, fEsoLuc1.pri, whole genome shotgun sequence genomic window:
- the LOC105024587 gene encoding V-set and immunoglobulin domain-containing protein 1, with protein MSSTLRMVLLFGMMGCGHLITVMVPQRYINVTKGNSAFLQCTFVTTQQQTNDLMIQWSFVSKNNIIPQQVYFSQSGESIISSAYKGRLTPPSSPATTNNASVTISNMQVSDTGSYTCEVRNFPDVSGKTEATIFVKVLEIPSAPFCAVHGNVESGHLVTLTCHSEKGSPPPTYTWVRQDKNKKLIPVLLGSTNPTEGSLYIRNISQFEFGEYKCTASNTVGSASCTVELEHELGGGIIAGAVIGALLGAVLIILIVWYVTHMMKKQKYTATKTTEMQAVPKSSSVIAYEDVHTRGSDHQGSMTSRGVPMATDSHVHADADRENAEA; from the exons ATGTCCTCCACACTGAGAATGGTGCTGCTGTTCGGCATGATGG GTTGTGGTCACTTAATCACCGTGATGGTTCCCCAGAGATACATAAACGTGACGAAGGGTAATAGCGCTTTCCTCCAGTGTACGTTCGTAACCACTCAACAGCAGACCAACGACCTCATGATCCAATGGAgttttgtttccaaaaacaacataattccACAGCAG GTGTATTTCTCTCAATCAGGAGAAAGCATTATTTCTAGTGCTTATAAAGGCAGGTTGAcacccccctcctctccagctACTACTAACAACGCTTCAGTAACAATAAGCAACATGCAAGTGTCCGACACAGGGTCCTACACATGCGAAGTCCGCAACTTCCCTGATGTCAGTGGGAAGACTGAGGCCACCATCTTTGTCAAAGTCCTTG AGATCCCTTCTGCGCCTTTCTGTGCTGTCCATGGTAATGTGGAATCTGGTCACCTGGTTACCCTCACCTGCCATAGTGAGAAGGGAAGCCCCCCTCCGACCTACACCTGGGTCAGGCAGGACAAGAACAAGAAATTGATACCCGTGCTGCTTGGGAGCACCA ATCCAACTGAGGGATCACTGTACATCAGAAACATATCCCAGTTTGAGTTTGGAGAGTACAAGTGCACCGCCTCTAATACTGTTGGATCTGCTTCTTGCACGGTGGAGCTCGAACATG AGTTGGGAGGCGGGATCATTGCTGGTGCAGTTATTGGAGCACTTCTTGGAGCTGTCCTGATTATCCTCATCGTCTGGTATGTGACACACATGATGAAGAAGCAGAAATACACAGCTACAAAGACCACCGAGATGCA AGCCGTACCTAAGAGCTCTTCCGTTATTGCGTATGAAGACGTCCATACCAGGGGGAGTGACCATCAGGGCTCCATGACCTCCAGAGGGGTTCCCATGGCAACAGACAGCCACGTCCATGCTGATGCTGATAGAGAGAACGCAGAGGCTTAG
- the gpr34l gene encoding G protein-coupled receptor 34 like: MGVLGQNSSGGDINSTCEIHDGYLSPALPILYSIICFLGLVSNTVSIFVVFLRKHSDSSMTVYMGHLAMADFLLVLCLPLRVYYHNSEGPFFLCKLLGIFFYMNMYASIFFLSLISLDRYLKIIKPVWVMKIHRVKWSHRASFSVWVTLFLCMSLLFFGNKKQRPCDSICFHFHHKDLMSGVANLSAVALFVVIFLVFICFYTRITTKLRNMSLGNQDTKSQRRKSRLIQKTFVVPVIFTVCFLPYHLVRVPYVLAQMDVIPALDSKQMLHVLNEITLVLSALNSCLDPIIYYFLSCTFRKTILCAVHGQFKNLYAVNHRRISINPSITEI; this comes from the coding sequence ATGGGAGTACTTGGGCAAAACTCCAGTGGAGGTGATATAAACAGCACCTGTGAAATCCATGACGGCTACTTGTCTCCTGCTCTACCCATTCTCTACTCTATCATATGCTTCTTGGGCCTGGTCAGCAACACCGTGTCCATATTTGTGGTTTTTCTGAGGAAGCACTCTGACTCATCCATGACGGTCTACATGGGACACCTGGCCATGGCGGACTTCCTGTTGGTGCTGTGTCTGCCACTGCGTGTCTACTACCACAACAGCGAGGGCCCCTTCTTCCTCTGCAAGTTGCTGGGCATCTTCTTCTACATGAACATGTATGCCAGCATCTTCTTCCTCAGCCTGATCAGTCTGGACCGTTACCTTAAGATCATCAAGCCTGTGTGGGTGATGAAAATCCACAGGGTGAAGTGGAGCCACCGGGCATCCTTCTCAGTGTGGGTCACCCTGTTCCTGTGCATGTCTCTGCTCTTCTTCGGGAACAAAAAGCAGCGTCCTTGTGACAGTATCTGCTTCCACTTCCACCACAAAGACTTAATGAGCGGGGTGGCCAACCTCAGTGCGGTAGCCCTCTTCGTTGTTATCTTCCTCGTCTTCATCTGCTTCTACACGAGGATAACCACCAAGTTAAGGAACATGTCGTTGGGTAACCAGGACACCAAGTCCCAGCGGAGGAAGAGCCGGCTCATCCAAAAGACCTTTGTGGTGCCAGTGATCTTCACTGTGTGCTTCCTGCCTTACCACCTGGTGAGAGTGCCCTACGTGCTGGCCCAGATGGATGTGATCCCGGCCCTGGACAGTAAGCAGATGCTCCACGTCCTCAATGAGATCACTCTGGTCCTGTCGGCCCTCAACAGTTGCCTAGACCCCATCATCTACTACTTCCTATCCTGCACCTTCAGGAAGACCATCCTCTGTGCCGTGCACGGGCAGTTTAAGAACTTATACGCTGTCAACCACAGACGTATCAGCATTAACCCATCAATTACAGAGATATAG